In the Gemmatimonadota bacterium genome, TGGAGGCCGCGCCGGCGAAGAAGAAGAAGGCCCCGGTCAAGGACGCCGAGGCCGAGGCCGCGCCCGTCGCCAAGAAGCCCACCGCCAAGAAGAAGGCCCCCGAGCCCGAGCCTGCGCCCGCGCCGGTCGAGGAGGCCAAGCCGTCCACGCGCCGTCGCCGCGCGGCGGACGTTGCCCAGGCCGAGGCCGAGGCCGCCGCGGCCGCCGAGCAGGCCGCGGTCGAGGCCGCGGCCGCCGAGGCCGCTGCGCAGGCGGAGCGTGAGGCGCAGGCCCGCGTCGCCGAGGAGCGCGCGCGGGCCGAGGCGGCCGAGCGCGAACTCGCCCGCGCCCGGCACGAGGAGGCCGAGCGGCAGCGTGCGATCGCCGAAGCGGCACGCGCCGCGTCGGAGCCACCGTCGGCCCCGGCCCCGCCGTCCGTTGCGCCGGGTGCCACGCACCACGCGGCGCCCATCGCCTCCGCGGCGCCGCAGGCCCCCTCGCGTCCGCGTCCGCAGCCGATCGTGCCCGCTGCGCCGCGCCCGCGTCCGGTCACCAGTGGCATGCCGATGCCGCCGCGACCGATCGCGTCGGCCTCGCCTGGCGGCGGACTCGGCGGCGGTCGCCGGGACGATCGCGGTCGGTCGGGCGGACCGGGTGGGCCCGGACAGGGTGGGGGCCAAGGTGGCGCCCCGTCCAGCGGCGCCCCGTCCTCCGGGCCGAGGCGTGGGAAGAAGGGGAAGCGCGTCGATCAGGAAGCGGTGACGGCGAACATCTCGCGCACGATGCGCCAGATGGGCGGCGCGCCGGGCAAGCGGCGCGATCGGGCGGGTGCCGATGCGCGTGAGGAACTCGAGGCAATCCGCGCCGAGATGGCGGAGCGCGAGAAGAAGCTCGTCCGCGTGAACGAGTTCATCACCGTCAGCGAACTCGCCGAGGTCATGAAGACCCCGGCGACGCAGATCGTCGCGTTCGCGTTCAAGCATCTCGGGCTGATGGTGACGATCAACCAGCGCATGGACTTCGACCAGATCGAGCTCATCGCGAGCGAGTTCGGCTTCATCGCCACCAAGGAAGAGGACTACGCCGCCGCCCCCGAGGAGCAGGCGAAGGACGCGGCGGAGGACCTCAAGTTCCGTCCGCCCGTCGTGACCATCATGGGTCACGTCGACCACGGCAAGACTTCGTTGCTGGACTACATCCGCAAGGCGACGGTCGTCGCGGGCGAGGCCGGCGGCATCACGCAGCACATCGGCGCATATCACGTGTCGCTGCCTGATGGTCGCGCCATCACCTTCCTCGACACGCCCGGTCACGAGGCCTTCACGGCCATGCGTGCGCGCGGCGCGCAGGTCACCGACATCGTCGTCCTCGTCGTCGCTGCGGATGACGCCGTGATGCCGCAGACCATCGAGGCGATCTCGCACGCCAAGAACGCCGGCGTGCCGATCATCGTCGCGATCAACAAGATCGACCTCCCCACCGCGAATGCCATGAAGGTGCGCCAGGACCTCCTCCAGCACGGCGTCGTGCTCGAGGACTTCGGTGGCACCACGCTCGCGAGCGAGATCTCGGCCAAGAAGGGGACCGGCGTGCCGGAACTCCTCGACCAGATCCTGCTCCAGGCCGAGATCCTCGACCTGAAGGCCAACCCCGATCGCCGCGCCACCGGCTCCGTCGTCGAGGCGCAGCTCGACGCCGGCAAGGGTGCGGTCGCCACGATCCTCGTGCAGAACGGCACGCTCCGGGTCGGTGACGACTTCATCTGCGGGCTCTTCTCCGGACGCGTCCGCGCGCTGCTCGACGAGCGCGGCAAGACCGTCAAGTCCGCCGGTCCGGCCATCCCCGTGCAGGTGCTCGGCCTCACCGGTGTCCCGATGGCCGGCGACCAGTTCATCGCGGTCGCCGACGCCGCCGAAGCGCGCGAGATCGCGCAGCGGCGCGAGCGCCTCGACCGCGAAGCGCGCAGCCGGCGCACCGCGAAGGGCGCCGTCTCGCTCGAGGACTTCATGGCTTCGTCGGGCGCCGACGGCAAGCGCCAGCTCAAGCTCCTCATCAAGGCCGACCAGGGCGGTCCGTCGGAAGCGCTGGCCGACGCGCTCCAGCAACTCAGCAACGAGGAGGTGCAGGTCGAGGTCGTCGCGCGAGCGGTCGGAGCGGTGACCGAGAGCGACATCCTCCTCGCCAAGGCCTCCGGCGCGATCATCATCGGCTTCCACGTGCGCCCCGATACCAAGGCGCGCGCGATGGCCGATCGCGAAGGGGTCGAGATCAAGCTCTACCGCATCATCTACGAGGCCGTCGCCGATGTGCGCGCCGCCCTCGAGGGCATGCTGCGGCCGGAGGAGAAGGAGGTCATCGTCGGCGAGGCGGAGGTCCGCGACCTCTTCAAGGTGCCGAAGATCGGTGTCATCGCCGGTTGCTTCGTCCGCTCTGGGCTCATCAATCGCCAGGGCCGGGCGCGCGTCATCCGCGACGGCGTGGAGATCTACGAGGGGACCCTCGGCTCCCTCCGCCGCTTCAAGGACGACGTGAAGGAAGTGAAGGAAGGCTACGAGTGCGGTATCGGCGTCGACAACTTCAACGACCTCAAGGTCGGTGATCTCATCGAGGTCTACCGCAAGGAATCGGTCGCGCGCACGCTCGAGCCGTCGAAGGGCGGCTGAGCGCGCGCGGGGCAGGAGCCCACTGATGCCACCACGGGATCCACGCCGGGCCGACCGCGTCGGCGAGGCCATCCGCGAGGAGGTCGCCGCGTTCCTCGCGCGCGACGCCAAGGATCCGCGTCTCACGGGGCTCGTCACCGTGACCGCGGTCGAGATGACGCGCGACCTTCGTCACGCGAAGGTCTTCGTCAGCATCATGGGCACGGAGTCGGAACGGGCCGCCACCTTTGACGGCCTGAAGAGCACCGCGAGCTATCTTCGAAGCCGCATCGGTAAGTCGCTGCAGCTCCAGTTCGCGCCCGAGATCGCGTTCCGGGTGGACGAGTCGGTCGCCCGCGCGGCCCACATCGAGACGCTCCTCGCCGGCCTCCGCGAGCCGCCGGCCCCCGACGTCACCCCCGATGTCGCGCCGGAAGCCACCGACGGTTGATGGCCTGCTGCTCGTCGACAAGCCGGCCGGGGTCTCCTCACACGACGTCGTGAGCCTCGCGCGCCGCGCCATCGGCGAGAAGCGCATCGGCCACGCGGGCACGCTCGACCCGTTCGCCACGGGCTTGCTCGTGCTCCTCGTCGGGCGTGCCACGCGCCTCCTCCCGCACCTCCCCGGCGAGCCCAAGGTCTACGAGGCCACCATCCGCTTCGGCGCCGAGACGGACACCGAGGATCTCCACGGCGCCGTCGTCCGCGAGGCCCCGCTGCCGCAGCGCCAAGCGATCCTCGATGCGTTGCCGTCCCTCACGGGCGCGATCGACCAGGTCCCGCCCGCGTACTCCGCCAAGCGCATCGACGGTGCGCGCGCGTACGACCTCGCGCGCCAGGGTGAGGTCGTCGCACTCAAGCCGGTACGCATCCGCGTCATGCGCTGGGAGGTCCTGGCGCTCACCGACGAGCACGGCACGTCGGTCGCGCCGCACGAACCCACCGCCGACCCGCGTGTGCGCGAGGCCCGGGTGCGGATCATGTGCGGAGGCGGAACCTACGTCCGCTCGCTCGCGCGCGACCTCGCGCGTCTCGCGGGAAGTGCCGCCCACCTCACCCAGTTGCGGCGAACGCGGAGCGGGCCGTTCGACGTCGCGGACGCGCAGACCCTTGAGGAACTCCGCGACGGCCTCGCGCGCGTGCACCCAGCGCTCTCCGCGCTCGAGGGGTTCCCGGTCCAGGCGTTGCAGGAGGAGGAGGTGCAGCGCGTCGCGCGGGGCATCGACGTGCCGGCGGCGGTGGACGGCGCATGGGGGGCCCTGACGAACGGCGAGGCCGGCGTGCTCGTCGCGCTCGCGGAACGACGGGACGATCGCTGGCAGCCGCGGGTGGTGATGCGTGAGGCCTAGCATCGAGTTCGGCCTCCCGCCGCACGTCGGCGGCACTGTCTGCACGGTGGGCACGTTCGATGGAGTCCACCGCGGGCACCGCCTCGTCCTCGAGCGGCTCGCGGAGTGCGCGCGGGACCGAGGCCTCCCGGCCGTGCTCGTGACATTCGAGCCGCACCCGCTCCAGGTGGTGAATCCGGCCGCTGCCCCGCCACTGCTCACGGTCGGGGTCGAGAAGACCGAGGTGCTCGCCGAGAGCCCGATCGACTACGTCGTCGTGATTCCCTTCACGCCCACGCTCGCGACCTACGGTGCGGACGCGTTCGTCGACCTCGTGCTCCGGGAGCAGCTCGGCCTGCGGTACCTCCTCGTCGGCTACGACCACGGGTTCGGGCGCGGGCGGTCAGGCGATGCCTCGGTGCTCCAGGCACTCGGTGCATCGCGCGGATTCGGGGTCGAGGTGGTGCCCCCGGTGCTCGGGACCGACGGGCGTCCCATCTCCTCGACGACGATCCGACGCGCGGTCGCCGGGGGGGACCTCGTGCGGGCGGCGGACGGCCTCGGTCGCGCCTACAGTGCGAGCGGGACGGTGGGGCAGGGCGCGCAACGCGGTCGCACGCTCGGGTTCCGCACGATCAACATCGCGCTCCCCCCTGCGCACAAGCTGATGCCCCCCGAGGGGGTGTACGCGGTGCGGGTGCAGACGCCCCGCGGCGCCTTCGGCGGCATGATGAACCTCGGACCACGTCCGACGTTCGAGGAATCGGATCCGCGCCTCGAGGCCCACCTCTTCGACGTCGAGGGGGATTTCTACGGCATGCGCGTCCGACTCGATTTCGTGGCGCGACTGCGCGAGACGCGGAAGTTCGAATCCCCCGAGGCACTCCGCGCGCAGTTGGTCCGAGATGAAGGGGCCGCCCGTGCGGCCCTTGCCGGTCAGCCGGTCGTTGACCTGGGGTGACGCCCAACCCGTTGTATTCGATTGACTTGCCCCGTTTGCGTCGGTACTCTTCAAGGCTTCATTGGCCCAGTTCCCCCAATCCAGTTTCGCGATGCAGAATCTGAAGACGCGCCTTGCCGTGATCGCGGCGCTCGTGCTCCTGTCCGCCTGGCAGCTGTGGCCGCGGACCGTCGTCGAGCGCATCTCGCGTGACGGCGTGTTCGTGGATGACACCGTCAGCCGCGTCCCGCTCAAGCTCGGTCTGGACCTCCAGGGCGGCATGCACCTCGCGCTCGAGGTCGACCAGTCGAAGCAGACGGTCGAGAACGTGAGCGAAGCCCTCGACCTCGCGCTCAAGGTCGTCCGGACGCGCATCGACGAGTTCGGCGTCGCCGAGCCGGTAGTGCAGAAGGTCGGCGACGACCGCATCATCGTCGAGCTCCCCGGCATCTCCGACCGCGAACGCGCCTCGGCCGTGGTGCAGAAGGCGGCGTTCCTCAAGTTCCAGATCACCGACGAAACGCAGGCCCTCGAGCGCGTGATCCCGCGGCTCGACGGCATCGTGAAGGAGCAGAAGCTCGCGAATGCCGCGCCGACCGCGGCGGCCGACACCGGTGCGGGCAATGCCCTCGGCGGACTGCTCCAGAGCGCCGACTCGACCGCGAAGGCGGACACCGCCGGCACCTCGACCGACGGTCCGTTCCGCCGCGGGGTCTCGCCGGGTTCGATGCCAGGGCAGTACGTCGTGAGCAAGGCCGACTACCCGCTCATCCGGTCGCTGCTCGAGAACCCGCTGATCCAGGCCGCGCTGCCCCCGGGAAAGGATGTGCGCTGGGGCACCGATTCGCTGATGCTCGGCACGCAGTCGTACCAGACCCTCTACGTGCTCGACTCGCGCGCCATCATCGACGGCACCTA is a window encoding:
- the infB gene encoding translation initiation factor IF-2, translating into MTKLRVGELATEFGVSAEEVMGLLRSMEIVARNPASPLTDEQVARARLRWEREKRHRSAPVEAAPAKKKKAPVKDAEAEAAPVAKKPTAKKKAPEPEPAPAPVEEAKPSTRRRRAADVAQAEAEAAAAAEQAAVEAAAAEAAAQAEREAQARVAEERARAEAAERELARARHEEAERQRAIAEAARAASEPPSAPAPPSVAPGATHHAAPIASAAPQAPSRPRPQPIVPAAPRPRPVTSGMPMPPRPIASASPGGGLGGGRRDDRGRSGGPGGPGQGGGQGGAPSSGAPSSGPRRGKKGKRVDQEAVTANISRTMRQMGGAPGKRRDRAGADAREELEAIRAEMAEREKKLVRVNEFITVSELAEVMKTPATQIVAFAFKHLGLMVTINQRMDFDQIELIASEFGFIATKEEDYAAAPEEQAKDAAEDLKFRPPVVTIMGHVDHGKTSLLDYIRKATVVAGEAGGITQHIGAYHVSLPDGRAITFLDTPGHEAFTAMRARGAQVTDIVVLVVAADDAVMPQTIEAISHAKNAGVPIIVAINKIDLPTANAMKVRQDLLQHGVVLEDFGGTTLASEISAKKGTGVPELLDQILLQAEILDLKANPDRRATGSVVEAQLDAGKGAVATILVQNGTLRVGDDFICGLFSGRVRALLDERGKTVKSAGPAIPVQVLGLTGVPMAGDQFIAVADAAEAREIAQRRERLDREARSRRTAKGAVSLEDFMASSGADGKRQLKLLIKADQGGPSEALADALQQLSNEEVQVEVVARAVGAVTESDILLAKASGAIIIGFHVRPDTKARAMADREGVEIKLYRIIYEAVADVRAALEGMLRPEEKEVIVGEAEVRDLFKVPKIGVIAGCFVRSGLINRQGRARVIRDGVEIYEGTLGSLRRFKDDVKEVKEGYECGIGVDNFNDLKVGDLIEVYRKESVARTLEPSKGG
- the rbfA gene encoding 30S ribosome-binding factor RbfA, giving the protein MPPRDPRRADRVGEAIREEVAAFLARDAKDPRLTGLVTVTAVEMTRDLRHAKVFVSIMGTESERAATFDGLKSTASYLRSRIGKSLQLQFAPEIAFRVDESVARAAHIETLLAGLREPPAPDVTPDVAPEATDG
- the truB gene encoding tRNA pseudouridine(55) synthase TruB, which gives rise to MSRRKPPTVDGLLLVDKPAGVSSHDVVSLARRAIGEKRIGHAGTLDPFATGLLVLLVGRATRLLPHLPGEPKVYEATIRFGAETDTEDLHGAVVREAPLPQRQAILDALPSLTGAIDQVPPAYSAKRIDGARAYDLARQGEVVALKPVRIRVMRWEVLALTDEHGTSVAPHEPTADPRVREARVRIMCGGGTYVRSLARDLARLAGSAAHLTQLRRTRSGPFDVADAQTLEELRDGLARVHPALSALEGFPVQALQEEEVQRVARGIDVPAAVDGAWGALTNGEAGVLVALAERRDDRWQPRVVMREA
- a CDS encoding bifunctional riboflavin kinase/FAD synthetase, producing the protein MRPSIEFGLPPHVGGTVCTVGTFDGVHRGHRLVLERLAECARDRGLPAVLVTFEPHPLQVVNPAAAPPLLTVGVEKTEVLAESPIDYVVVIPFTPTLATYGADAFVDLVLREQLGLRYLLVGYDHGFGRGRSGDASVLQALGASRGFGVEVVPPVLGTDGRPISSTTIRRAVAGGDLVRAADGLGRAYSASGTVGQGAQRGRTLGFRTINIALPPAHKLMPPEGVYAVRVQTPRGAFGGMMNLGPRPTFEESDPRLEAHLFDVEGDFYGMRVRLDFVARLRETRKFESPEALRAQLVRDEGAARAALAGQPVVDLG